In the Mytilus galloprovincialis chromosome 10, xbMytGall1.hap1.1, whole genome shotgun sequence genome, one interval contains:
- the LOC143047739 gene encoding gamma-soluble NSF attachment protein-like, producing MTDAKQRRQKEAQEHLSKAEKCLKTSFMKWTPDLDGAASEYTQAATCYRNAKMLTEAKQAYVKTAEIQCKMNSPFHAGKSYEQAGLIAKENKEIEDCVNMLTKAARLFQENGTPDTAALCLEKAAKSVELSHPVKAAELYRNACDISELEDNPRRCAEFIGKSALLLIKEQRYEEALEALKKEIDFHAQSENFPKINRCMVGVVLVYLYNGDPVEAGKFFQQSMSHGTLGASEEAGIIDELLSAYNDGDEESAVEVLTRPYIKFMDNAFAKLAKSMVIPGGIGKKGSGKPVSETEGKSRVQIDDDEDEFDGGLT from the coding sequence ATGACCGATGCAAAACAAAGACGACAAAAAGAAGCACAAGAACATTTAAGCAAAGCTGAAAAATGTCTCAAGACATCTTTTATGAAATGGACTCCAGATTTAGATGGAGCCGCATCAGAGTATACTCAAGCAGCTACTTGCTATAGAAATGCCAAGATGTTAACAGAAGCTAAACAAGCATATGTCAAAACAGCAGAAATACAGTGTAAAATGAATTCACCATTCCATGCGGGAAAATCATATGAACAAGCAGGACTTATCGCTAAAGAAAACAAGGAGATTGAGGATTGTGTCAATATGCTAACCAAGGCAGCAAGGTTGTTCCAAGAGAATGGCACTCCCGATACAGCGGCATTATGTTTAGAGAAAGCAGCAAAATCGGTAGAACTGTCACATCCTGTTAAAGCAGCAGAATTGTACAGAAATGCTTGTGATATTTCTGAGCTTGAAGATAATCCAAGAAGATGTGCTGAATTTATCGGGAAATCAGCGTTATTATTAATTAAGGAACAACGGTATGAAGAAGCATTAGAGGCTTTGAAGAAAGAAATTGATTTCCATGCTCAGAGTGAGAACTTTCCAAAGATTAACAGATGTATGGTTGGTGTAGTTCTAGTTTACCTGTACAATGGGGATCCAGTTGAAGCAGGGAAATTTTTTCAACAATCGATGAGCCATGGTACACTTGGAGCTTCCGAGGAAGCTGGGATTATTGATGAATTATTGTCTGCTTATAATGATGGGGATGAGGAAAGTGCTGTAGAGGTTTTAACCAGACCTTACATTAAATTTATGGATAATGCTTTTGCTAAATTAGCCAAGTCTATGGTAATACCAGGGGGCATAGGAAAGAAAGGTAGTGGTAAACCAGTCTCAGAGACAGAAGGAAAATCAAGGGTTCAAATAGATGATGATGAGGATGAGTTTGATGGAGGACTTACGTGA